From one Equus asinus isolate D_3611 breed Donkey chromosome 5, EquAss-T2T_v2, whole genome shotgun sequence genomic stretch:
- the SPOCD1 gene encoding SPOC domain-containing protein 1: MCWRVKHSVLRSLLSVSSQGLFFAFGPCRWTDMPQEGAAEGSSTEDPVISPQHSCGLSQKDVQETSSMSGLAPDMPGASSGAQAWAGRRKRVLREEACRGARSRDLVHSPGCHIQLPTVPAQKTAQASRRLRISLHDMLAESWPGNLCGLSVGLPERALVGRERPAGVEKGTCPRPREAGKGGTSPECDGRSPTLSKEEPPEADLPSSPDPAPVGTRKKNRKCKAYPEDGEGAGGFLWLGQSPGGDKAPSVGGSPQGADLESLGGPCSPLSPGSAPGDPGGSWVACASGTEKFEYLPAARDGAQAGVGFPLPVGGGSLRPAAQDPPQSPVRCLGVSGKASPERQEAEHIVRAGGGEGPAASPNQEEPEVKARPESRGRPGRGLTAPSDTSVSSREPAAGKASSGFSMGQRRSKCAKKSRRGPGPQAHKQGTGRSSDNSSQCQLEDSRPGGCCQLVS, translated from the coding sequence ATGTGCTGGCGGGTGAAACACTCCGTGTTAaggtctcttctctctgtctcctcgcAGGGCCTGTTTTTTGCTTTTGGCCCCTGTAGGTGGACAGACATGCCTCAGGAGGGGGCTGCAGAGGGCTCCAGTACAGAGGACCCTGTTATCAGTCCGCAGCACAGCTGTGGGCTTTCCCAGAAGGACGTGCAAGAAACCAGTTCCATGTCAGGTCTGGCACCAGACATGCCAGGGGCAAGCTCCGGGGCCCAAGCCTGGGCTGGCcgcaggaagagggtcctcaggGAAGAGGCCTGTCGAGGTGCCAGGTCCCGGGATTTGGTGCACAGCCCTGGGTGCCACATCCAGCTGCCCACAGTGCCTGCTCAGAAGACGGCTCAGGCCTCCAGGAGGCTCCGGATTTCCCTGCACGACATGTTAGCTGAAAGCTGGCCCGGGAACCTGTGCGGTCTGTCTGTGGGTCTCCCAGAGAGAGCATTGGTCGGCAGGGAGAGGCCGGCAGGGGTGGAGAAGGGGACCtgccccaggcccagggaggctggaaAAGGTGGGACTTCACCAGAGTGTGATGGAAGAAGCCCCACCCTCAGCAAAGAGGAGCCCCCCGAAGCGGACCTGCCATCCTCACCAGACCCAGCCCCAGTGGggacaaggaagaaaaacaggaagtGTAAGGCCTAcccagaggatggggagggggctggtggCTTCTTGTGGCTTGGTCAGAGCCCTGGTGGGGACAAAGCCCCGTCTGTGGGAGGCTCCCCACAAGGTGCTGACCTGGAGTCCCTGGGGGGTCCTTGCAGTCCCCTCTCTCCTGGGTCTGCGCCTGGAGATCCAGGTGGAAGTTGGGTGGCATGTGCCTCAGGGACTGAGAAGTTCGAATATTTGCCTGCTGCCAGGGATGGGGCCCAGGCAGGTGTTGGGTTCCCACTGCCCGTTGGAGGAGGGTCCCTCAGGCCAGCTGCCCAGGATCCTCCTCAGAGTCCTGTGCGGTGCCTGGGAGTGTCTGGAAAGGCTTCCCCAGAGCGGCAGGAAGCTGAGCACATCGTAAGGGCTGGTGGTGGTGAGGGCCCTGCTGCATCACCCAACCAGGAGGAGCCGGAGGTCAAGGCTCGGCCGGAGTCCAGGGGAAGGCCAGGGCGTGGACTCACGGCTCCCTCCGACACCTCCGTCAGCTCCCGGGAGCCTGCAGCCGGCAAGGCTAGCTCAGGTTTCTCCATGGGGCAGAGAAGATCCAAGTGTGCCAAGAAGTCCAGGAGGGGCCCGGGGCCCCAGGCCCATAAGCAGGGCACAGGCAGAAGCTCAGACAACTCCAGCCAGTGCCAGCTGGAGGACTCCCGCCCAGGAGGCTGCTGCCAGCTGGTAAGTTGA